In Elusimicrobiota bacterium, the genomic window GATAAACCTCAGGAAGTGCGTACCCGTAAATTTTTGAGTAAAATCAGTTTGTTCCGTTAGTACTGCTGTTGTTTTGAGGCGAGTTGTCAGTCACGTGTTTATCCGCTTTCCTTAACCGTTCAATCGCTATTCTGTACATTTCAAACATAATTTCAGGATATTCACTGATAAGGTCACGGAATTGGTTTTTTCGTAACGCCAAAAGTTTAACGGGTTTCGCTGCGATTGCGGTAGCTGACCGCGGGCTGCTGTCAAACAGGCTCATTTCACCGAAGATTTCTGTTGATTTTGCAATATTGAGCACGCGTTTTTGCG contains:
- a CDS encoding cyclic nucleotide-binding domain-containing protein — translated: MVAQILSMMEKVLFLKKVSLFSELNSDILIAIAEVAEERDWNEKEVIFRENESGDTLYLIVFGEVEISITPQNSQKRVLNIAKSTEIFGEMSLFDSSPRSATAIAAKPVKLLALRKNQFRDLISEYPEIMFEMYRIAIERLRKADKHVTDNSPQNNSSTNGTN